GGGGCGAAGCCCAACCTAACCGCCGGTCGCGCGGCGTCAATCGGGGCCGCGCTTGCCAGTCCCGCCACGCGCCGCTAGACCGCTGCGGAAGGTATGGATCATGGAACGGATGCTGGGACGTCTCTGGACCAAGGTGGAACGGGCTGAACGCCGGTTGCGGCGTTCCTTCGGCATGGACATCACAGATCCCGCCGCCCGCCGCTGGTCGGCGCTGCATTACCACATCTTCGACCATGCCTTCCTGCGCGTCTTCTGGACCAATTTCTGGCCCGTGGCCCCCGGTGTGTGGCGCTCGAACCAGCCGACGCATCGCAGGTTCGAGAAATACGCGGCCATGGGGATCAAGACGGTGATCAACCTGCGCGGCGAGGACAAGCGCGCCCATTACCTGTTCGAAAAGGAAAGCTGCGACGCGCTTGGCCTGACCCTGGTCAACGCCAAGCTCTGGGCGCGCGAAGCCGCACCGCGGCGCCGCATCGAGGCGGTCATAGACGCGCTGCGCGCGGCCGAACGGCCGATGATGTTCCACTGCAAATCGGGCGCAGACCGCGCCGGTTTCGTCGCCGCGATGTACCAGATGATCTTCGAAGGCGTCAGCGTCGACGAAGCGCGCAAGCAGCTGGGCCTGAAATACATCCACCTCGATTTCACCAAGACCGGCGTGCAGGACTACGTGCTCGATGTCTACGAGGCGCGCCTGGTCAAGGGCGATATCGGCTTCGAGGACTGGATCCGCACCGAATACCGCGCGTCCGAAATCCAGGAAGGCTGGGACAAACGCCGCCCGGCGCTGGAAACGGCCGAGGCGCTGATCCGGCGGGCGCAGGCGTGAAACGGCGCAGCAAGGCCCCGCCGCAGCGGCTTTTCCTGTGGATCTGGCGCAATTACCTGACCCGCTACCGCGGCCTGATGGGCGTCGCGATCGTCTTCATGGCGATCGAAGGGGCGATGTTCGGTCTGCTCAGCTACATGATGAAACCGATGTTCGACGATGTCTTCGTCGGCGGCAATCGCGATGCGCTGACCTGGGTCGGCTTTGCGGTGCTGGGCATCTTCCTGACCCGCGCCGCCGCCAGCATCCTGCAAAAGGTGCTTCTGACCCGGATCTCGCAAATGACCATGGGCGATATCCGCAAGGATTTGCTGGCCCATGTGATGCGGCTGGACCTGAGCTTTCACCAGAAACACGGGCCGGGCTACCTGATCCAGCGGGTCGAGGGCGATGTCGGCGCCATCGGCAAGGTCTGGTCGACGATCATCACCGGCGCGGGGCGCGACGTGGTGGCGCTGCTGTCGCTGCTGACCGTGG
This sequence is a window from Thalassococcus arenae. Protein-coding genes within it:
- a CDS encoding fused DSP-PTPase phosphatase/NAD kinase-like protein → MLGRLWTKVERAERRLRRSFGMDITDPAARRWSALHYHIFDHAFLRVFWTNFWPVAPGVWRSNQPTHRRFEKYAAMGIKTVINLRGEDKRAHYLFEKESCDALGLTLVNAKLWAREAAPRRRIEAVIDALRAAERPMMFHCKSGADRAGFVAAMYQMIFEGVSVDEARKQLGLKYIHLDFTKTGVQDYVLDVYEARLVKGDIGFEDWIRTEYRASEIQEGWDKRRPALETAEALIRRAQA